TACCGAAAGGCCGAGAGGTACTCCACATCGCCCATAGGGGGCTCTACTCCTCCGGTCCAAGCGATGTTCACGTTGAAGCCGACACCTGGACCCGACCCCACCTGGTTAAAAGTGAGTTCCGATCATGTAGTTGGTTCACCAGCTGCGAAACAGAAGTGTGATAGTGACGCTGGATGCTGACCTCCTCCGGGGCGCCGCTTCCTGGGAAGAAGTTTCCGTCGTCGTATCGGTGGAGGGAGATGTAGAGAACGTTGGGGTCGCTGTAGAAGGCCTGCTGGGTACCGTTGCCGTGGTGAATGTcctgcagcaacaacagcatCGACATAAGTTTGACGGAGGTGTTGAGGCTCCCGTCCTGGGAGGTTCTCACTGACCCAGTCCACGATCAGAATCTTCCCAACCCCCAGTTTCTGCTGTAGCAGCTTGGCAGTGATGGCAACGGAGTTGAAGAAGCAGAACCCCCTGAAGACACAAGGACAGGGTGAGGTTACAGTTTGGATCTTGCTTGACTGGGATTTGATCCCAATGTACTGACATGGCAGTCGACTCCTCCGCGTGGTGACCCGGTGGACGCACCACCGCAAATCCATTCTGCAACACACGCGACTCTCAGGTTACTTGGTCTGGCTGGAAACGCCCTGGCGCTGGCGAGTCTTACCTTCAGCTCGCCCGCCGCCACCCTGAAGGCCAACTCAATGACAGAACCCACCGCCATGCGGACCGCTGCTGACGAGTGCATCTCGTTCCAAACCGTGTCGCTGTCCACCTGCAGAGTGCAGCATAGATCATGAAACCAAAGACGTTTTTGAATATCCAAACTATAAGCAACTACTTTTTTTCTGCACCCGCAtcttatagaccgctgcggcttatgcatgaacaacatctattttccttcttaaatgtagtgggtgtggctaatattctggtgcactttATAGTCCGGACATTACAGTAATTCTAGTTCTTTGAAACGACCAACTTTCCTAAGTccttctgaatgaatgaaaaaaaacataacacgaTTCAATAACAATATTCAAATGTATACATGACTATCACTTTAAATGTAGTTCTGCAGTTAACACTCCTCTCAGAAGCTAGCGCTTGCAAcgtgcgcttgtgtgtgtaaaacaacaaaacaaaacaaaagaaaaactgcaaaaAAAGAGCACTTGTAATGTTCTTTAATGTGCACCAGGTGGTGCTGTTGCGGCACCGAGGGAGGTTATGCAACATGTGAAGGTGTTAAGGTGGCTAAAAATAAACCGCTCTCATGGTTGCATTTGCCGACGTGTGGCTGCCCCCTGTCGTATAAACAGAGGCACAACATCCCCAAGTGGACGCTTACTTTCCAGAAATCACATGACACTCAGGCAGGAAGTGACGCTGACTCACCCCGATGCCTCCACAGGGCAGCACGGCGTACATCTTCTGGCTGATTGGACCTGTGCGACACAAGTCTGGCGTCAGAACTCCAGAAGGTGCTCAACACCAAGCGAGACTCGCGAGTCGCAGAGGACAACGGGTCGTACCCAGCAGCTTCTTGTGGTCCAGTTTGTGCCGGTTCAGAGGGCTGGTTCCGTACAGCAGCGTGTGGAATTCTGAATGGACGGTCTGGATCTCGTCCAGAGATGCTTTGCGCCCACGAAtcctctgctcacacacacacacacacacatatacagacagacagacagacagatcaatGCATGCGAGGTCTGAGCGCTGTTCGTCGGGTCTGTGTACCTCACAGCGGCCCAACAGGCCCGTCTCCTGCAGCCGGGACCAGATGCTCTGAACCCTCCCAGCATGCTCGGGATGGATGTGGGcgtttccacacacacactgatgcttGAGCATCAGGCTGTCGTACACCAAACCTGCAGCGCACCACATGTTAGCGATGGACGCATGCAAGCGAGTGATGCCGGCGCCGCACTGACCAGTGGTGAAGAGGTGCTTGATGGGATGCACGGTGGTCGCCGGAGACGACTGCGCTCGGCCCAGAGGTCGGTGGGTGAGCGAGGAGAAGGAGCCCGGCTGCTGCAAGGCCTGATGGGAGAGAGAAAGCAGACGgcagcgcatgtgtgtgtgagtaacaATTGTcgcttccaaaaacaaaactttcctGAGATGTTTCATGCGACATTTGAAGTGACTCTCCCGCATCTGTGGGTGCGTGACTTTCTGAGTTGTGTGTTggtgcatcacacacacatcatctctATTAGAAACTATATATAGGGAGCATCATCGCGGCTCGCTGTGAACAAGGTGACTCATCATGTGTGGGTGGACAACAACACACTGGGAAGACGTTCAGGAACACACACTGTGGGTCCAGCGGTTGAGTCACCCCGGTGACGTCACTGCAGCATTAGACAAGTGCTTGATTGGACGCCGGCTCCGAGGCTTAGAGGGATTTTGGGTTCAATTCTATTGTTTCCTGTcacgtcagtgtgtgtgtgtgtgtgtgtgtgtgtgtgtgtgtgtgtgtcgaggtCAGACTTGCGCACGTTGTGAGGACTTTAATTTGGATGGTCATGTAATGTGGATTTGCCCACAGAGTTCAGGGACGGATGGATCTCACCACACTGATCCCAGAGTGGACCCGCAGCACCAGGGTCCCGGGACCCGGTTGATGCCCCAGAACACCCACTGAAGACCACAGTTCAGAGGTGTGGTCCCTGTGAAGGTCCCCTTCAGTCCCGGCAGTGAGCACACCCGCTGCACTTCCTCCTTCACTGCTGCTAAATGTCAAAGCTCTCTGAGGATGACTCATCCAGATGCCACAGAATCACCTCTGAAATTCACTTTCTGATTCCCTTGGGCCACAAGAGACAGAGGACCAAGTGCCCGCTTCTCTTTCCTGGCCTGAAATCCCTTCTTATTTCAACACTGGCCTCTGAGGACCACACCTCCCCTTCTTCCACAGCTCTCTTCTCTCCACTGCTTCCTCCTTCAACTCTACCTTCAATCTCCTTTCTTTCCTCCAGTTTCTTCTGCTTCACCCTTTGTTTTTTCCACCTTCAACTCTGCCTTATATCCTCAACCTTCTTAAATGCCTCTATttcatcagtcatttatttcccCATTTTGTTTCACCTCTACCTTCTTTGCTACTTCAACTCTTCGGTCTTTACTCTGTCACCTCTTCCAGCTTTCACTTGTCTTGTCTTCTTTCAATCATCCTTCTTTCCTCCTTCAACTCTTGTCTTTGTAATGTTCCTTTCTTCTTTCATCCACCACCAATTCCTTCTTTCTTCCTAAAACCTGCGACAGCCATCTGTTTTTGAAGTAGTTTTTGTGTGCTCAGACGGCAGTAAGAAGGGGAATTCTTCCTTATTCCCCTTCTTACTGCCTTTCTTCCCTCCTCACTCCTCgttctttcctttcttctttGCTCCCTCAATTCTTCATCCTTTGCTCTTGCTTTCTTCTGTTAACCTTTCCAACTCTGTCTTTTCTCCCACTTTTCCCATACTGATCACTCTCTTTCACTTCCTTCAGATTTATATTTTCAGTCCTCACTTTTCCTGCTCTCCTCTATCCATCCTTGAGTTACTTTTCTCCTTTTCCCATTTGTTTTAACTTTCATCATCATGAACCAGCTGAGAATGAAGTAAgaaacacattgaaaaaaaaaaaacctcattttGTCGCTGCGAGACAACATCCCACCAGGAAACTTGTCAATGATGGTGTGAGAACGGAGCGTGGGAGGAGGAGAAACACCTGGAGTCAGAGCGACCGGCCGAGTGCGAGCCGCGAGAATGAGTCAGAGCGGCACAGCGATGCGCGCAGCAGGAGTTCAGCCGTGGACGCTGCCGTGTGAGTCAGTGTTTGTGACTCCTAAAACGGCCTCCAGTCTTAACACGGCGCCCACATTTGGATCACAATGGACCTTCATTTACATCTGTGTGCGGAAGCAGCAAACCTATGCACTTTCAATTCAGGGAGTCGGACCAAACATCACCAACACACCGCGATGATAAGCCTGTgtgtttcttcttgttttttattttatttgaacaatttttattttaatttttttttattttggttttttttaaataattttgttGCCTTTAGGGGGTCAAACTGGGGGATCAAATTAATTATTTCATCTTTCCACCGGTTCCTCCTTCAACTCTACCTTCAACCTCCTTTCTTTCCTCCAGATTCTTCTGCTTCACCTTGACTTCAACTGTTCTTCAACAAAAGTTTTCTTCAGTTAACTTTTGGAGAGAGTACAATTCTATTCTCCTCATTTATTGCATTCATATTTTCTGCTTGTAGtttcattgcttttgtttttagtgtttttaaaaatgttctttctaCATGGAATTGTGACAAGTCCAAAATGATGTCATTTCTTTCAGTATTAAATTTAAACACAAATTTAATTGATTCACTGACAGTCATTTTGCAATCTTcacatttagtttttttgtttacaatttTTAGACGATTTTTTACAttcaggttttgttttgtgggcTTTATTAGTTTACCAGTTTATTCCAGTGAACCCCCGTAACTTTGTTCTGCTGTACTTGAGGTTGATATTTTTACAGTCCACATTTCTCTCTCAGACATCAGATcactcaaacaaacaacaaacagccCTCAAACGTGGCACCAActgacttcctcacacacacacaacattttgGTCTCCTGCTTCACTTGGTGTCGCGCCGCCTCACACTGCTGTGATGATGGACAGCCGGCGATATTTGTGCGCATATCTGCCTCTACTTTCAGTGCTCTAAATGTGTCCGTTGCCATAGCGACTGAACGGTCGTGCTGTCAATCCATGTCATCGGTAACTTTGAGTGCAGTGCCTGAAGGCCTGCGTCGCTCATGTTTTACCTCTGTTGCCCGGAAACCCGACAGACAATCATGACAAACAGCGGCCACACACTTACATGAACACATGCATCAGGATACTCAGATTCAACACACAtaacacatgaagacacacaTGACTTTGCATGCGCACACACCTGAGAGTAACTCCCCCGCTCCTCGTCATCGCCGTCCCCCAGCGTGatgacgtcttcatcctcctcctcttcatccagctCGCTCTCTGTGCTCTCCCCCTTCACGTGCACGACGCCGCGCTCCTCCTCGCTCTTCACTCTGTCTGAGTGATGCGAGCTGTCGTCAGACGCCTCTTTCTGGAGCCTGTCGGAGGGGGGGGTCACGGTCGGGTCAGGTGAGGGACAGCCGCAGGGTTGAGGGGTACAATCGACTCACCTGTGAACCCCCGAGTCCTCCTCCTGCATGTCGTTTGTCTCTGtcagctcctcctccgtctcctccggGTGGGTCGGGGGAGGTCTCGGGAGGTCGGACCCTTTGGAGAGCATCTGAGCACACAAAAACCACTTCAAAAACAGATGACTGTCACAGGCCTGCTGACAAAGATACAACTTAAAATCGCTCACTGTGAAAAGTATCAAtaacatacattttttaaaccaatatCTCCTTGTGTAGgggataaataaatagaaactgAAGTAACTACGCAGTACAACACTCAATATTTACTGAGAAAGACACTGCTCCTGACCTTGTAGTGTTTCTCCAGGaagtgctggtgctgctgctggaccaccagctgctgcagggcCTGCGGTGACTGGGGCAAGGGGGCGCTCTGGGTGCGGGCCAGCGGCCTGTGGCGGGGCAGCTTGTTGACTGTCCGCAGGCCGCTGGACACGCCTCTCTCCGCCGTGACCAGCGGCGACTGGTTGTACATGGGGACGGCCAACATGGCGGTCTGCTGGCGCGCCTGCTCCAGCAGGAGGACGTGCTGCAGTAGCGAGGAATGAGCCGAGTGGGAGCTGGGGGGAGGGGTCTCGACGTCGTGACCCACGCCTGCGGAGGAGACAGGTGAGGAAGcatcaaacaaaagcagcttcgGTGGACAGTACCTGCAGGCAGCGACGACGTGGAGAGGAACTTCCCAGTGAGAGCTCCACCCGCTCGCAGGGACTGGATGGCCTGGCGCTCGGCTTCCTGCTGAGTCGACAACTTCTGTGGTGTCTGCGGGGTGGACAACATCTCAGTgctactctggtttcctcccacaggccaCAATCATGCACGAAGGTAGTAAAAAGTATAGCGCCAACTAGCGGTGAGAAGACAAAGGTGTGCCTCACCGTGATGTGCGTGTTGGCAGGAAGGCCCAGGGAGATATTGGGGAGGGACGGGGAGGTGTAGAGGCTGAGAGGACTCAGCGCCCCGTCAGCACCGAGCGTTTGGTGAAGAGACCTCAGCTAAATACAGAAGAGAGACACAGTTTTCACTCAGGAAGCGGGTGAAGAGAGCCAGCGTCGGATCCTACCTCACTCTGGATGTTGGGGACTGAACCCGTGTTGCCATTGGCGATGGCCGAGTTGGAACTGTTGGGGCTGCTGGGACCAGAACCTGGAGCGCTGTTGCACAGAGAGGAgactggaggagaagaggcgACGTAAGGAAACAACCTGGAAACGCTCCGGCACTGGTGAAACTCAACCCACCGGAGATCTCGATGGCTCGCTTCTTGAAAGTGCTGATGACGGTGCCGTCCTTCCTGCGGAGCAGCGGCGAGCTCCGCCTCTCCGCCACCTTCTGCTTCAACCGCGATCGCACCTTCAGGTTCGGTTCAGAGACTGAGACACATAACACAGCAAATCACAGACCCACTCTTCAGCCAGGAgcctgtggtcacatgaccattaATAGTATAGAAAAAATTcaataatcatttattttcctcagTGCTTTATATCAATCAACAAAaacggaaaaaaataaatatctttttttcttaatcccttaaattgaactgaaatacaagaatgtggtttaaatattACTCTCTGAtattaaatacatacatatttttgcattacatttttacataGCATTGAACGTATTTTATTATCTGATATGATCATTGAAATATATGTcctcttttttaatattaaaacattgtttcaatatttttattaatataaatatatattgataatatatataattatatgtATTATCATAATCGAttatcatatatataatattagtAATACATATTATCTTCAAGATTAAATTGATTATATTCATTTACACATCTtgaatcaaaatacatttgctaGATATTTTTTACTctcaaaatggaaaacatttattaaaataaaataataataataataaactaagTGCTGACAGTTATTCCCTTacttttttccaaaacaatttcaatcatttattatttaaacaaCTGTATCTCATAATCCAACATGGAATATTTAATAAGATTCTAAGCGTCAGAATTTGTGATcattagtagtagcagtagtttAGATGAGGAAATATTTCCATCACACATTATTACATTTCATCAAAACACAAAGGGAGTAAGACACTGAAATCCTAATTTCCCCTCATTCATTTGGGGTAACATCAGGATCCTGGTCTGCGCCTGtaggtggagcatttggctggctGGTTTGCTCCCTGGTTTAGCAGATGAGGTTATTTGAGGCTGCTGTCAAGTGGAGGCAGCAGTACCCTTGAGAGGGACTGGAGCCGGAGACAATCCTCCCATGAGAAGCAGCGAGGCTCCGGGGTTCAGTTCCCCCTGAGAGCAGCGGTGTGACTTTCAATAGAGTCTCACCCTCAGAAAGCCTCAAAACCAAAACATGGCCGTCGAAGTTTCCCCAAGAGCAACATCTCAACTCCAACCTTTGATAAGATCAGTGTGATAAAACAGGTCTGTTCTACgcgtcctcctccaccagagaCAAACACGGGTCTCACCTGTCTTGCGCAGCGGGAAGTCGTCTTTGCCTTCGTAGTTTCCGAGCAGCGAGGGAAGCTTGTAAGACGGTGGAGTTCCCGGAGTGTTACTCTGTGGCGGGGAGTTCTGCTCCAGAGAAGTGTGCTGACCCCCCCTGCACACACATCACAGGACAcatgtcaacaaacaaaaaatgaaaatctccaTTCCATCATTTCGACAGGTCACCGCCCTCATCTCACCCCACAGAGTCACCTTCTTTACATGAGCATAAGGACGTAGCACAGGGTAAAAGGAGTTGGGGGTTCTAGCTCTGCTCACCAGCACTTTGGGGAGAAGGAATGGTTCAGTCCACCGGTGCCAGGCTCTTTCTTGTTGAGGAGAAACTCCTGCAGCTTGAGCTTCACCTCAGTGCTGGCGATTGCACCTTCCACAACACGGACAAGCAGGCAGAGTAagtcagtgcacacacacacacagcgatgTGAGCAGCAGAAGCTGAACTTACTCTCTTTGCCCTTCTCTTTGttcctgagcagcagcagctgctgctccagccgctgcttctcctgctcctcgtgccgctgctgctccagtttcctcttctGCTCCAGCTCTTGCTGTCGCTTTGCTGCCAGCAGCTCCTGTTGTtgcttcaacacacacagagtcatgAAGCCGCACCTGCCGCCGGCCGGATCCAGAACCCACTCTTGTCTACCTTGAGGTGCTCCTGCAGCTGGACCTCGTGCTGCCGAGTCAGCACTTCGTGCTTCTTCTGGAACTCTGCGAACAAAAGCTGCTTCtggagctcctgctgctgtttgaGGAGCATCAGCTcgtgctggagctgctgctctcttAGGGAGGTGTCCACCCCGGCGGCCCCCACAGACAAAGAGCCCACCCTGGACTCGGTGCGCAGGTCCACGGGGCCGCCACCGCCTCCACCACCTGGACCATCCTCTGGACCTTCAGCAACAAAGCAACATGACAGAGCAGCATTACAACTGCTTTCTTTTGGTGACTTTTCCAAGACTCAAGAGGAAATAGCAAGTTCAGATTCCCCAAACCCTCGACCTGTAGCACTCTTAGAAATATCGGCTAAATAATCTCCAATCTAACGATCCATCATTTTTGTCAAACGCAGCCCACAAATTACCACATAAGAATAACTTTTATGACAACAATTATACACAAAAAAGCCCATCCATGGCAGAAATTGTAACAATGATAAATAAAGT
The genomic region above belongs to Synchiropus splendidus isolate RoL2022-P1 chromosome 19, RoL_Sspl_1.0, whole genome shotgun sequence and contains:
- the hdac5 gene encoding histone deacetylase 5 isoform X3, whose product is MNSSHISVVEVKSSLPSGMQSPVGTSSEQRGGAGEGGPEDGPGGGGGGGPVDLRTESRVGSLSVGAAGVDTSLREQQLQHELMLLKQQQELQKQLLFAEFQKKHEVLTRQHEVQLQEHLKQQQELLAAKRQQELEQKRKLEQQRHEEQEKQRLEQQLLLLRNKEKGKESAIASTEVKLKLQEFLLNKKEPGTGGLNHSFSPKCWGGQHTSLEQNSPPQSNTPGTPPSYKLPSLLGNYEGKDDFPLRKTVSEPNLKVRSRLKQKVAERRSSPLLRRKDGTVISTFKKRAIEISVSSLCNSAPGSGPSSPNSSNSAIANGNTGSVPNIQSELRSLHQTLGADGALSPLSLYTSPSLPNISLGLPANTHITTPQKLSTQQEAERQAIQSLRAGGALTGKFLSTSSLPAGVGHDVETPPPSSHSAHSSLLQHVLLLEQARQQTAMLAVPMYNQSPLVTAERGVSSGLRTVNKLPRHRPLARTQSAPLPQSPQALQQLVVQQQHQHFLEKHYKMLSKGSDLPRPPPTHPEETEEELTETNDMQEEDSGVHRLQKEASDDSSHHSDRVKSEEERGVVHVKGESTESELDEEEEDEDVITLGDGDDEERGSYSQALQQPGSFSSLTHRPLGRAQSSPATTVHPIKHLFTTGLVYDSLMLKHQCVCGNAHIHPEHAGRVQSIWSRLQETGLLGRCERIRGRKASLDEIQTVHSEFHTLLYGTSPLNRHKLDHKKLLGPISQKMYAVLPCGGIGVDSDTVWNEMHSSAAVRMAVGSVIELAFRVAAGELKNGFAVVRPPGHHAEESTAMGFCFFNSVAITAKLLQQKLGVGKILIVDWDIHHGNGTQQAFYSDPNVLYISLHRYDDGNFFPGSGAPEEVGSGPGVGFNVNIAWTGGVEPPMGDVEYLSAFRNVVMPIAQQFSPDVVLVSAGFDAVEGHQSPLGGYNVSAKCFGQLTQLLMSLAGGRVVMALEGGHDLTAICDASEACVAALLGDPCDSGFQWPQEKPCPKACSSLERVREIQGKHWSCLQTSGPSLLDDSLSAQGQSEKDEAETVSAMASLSVDVEQPRPDADSAETSRLTEEPMEEEPVL
- the hdac5 gene encoding histone deacetylase 5 isoform X1, yielding MLLHPTVSGLCTMLQTIYETESCFSSTSTDSHQPLELLSSSRGSSSTMPTAVVEVKSSLPSGMQSPVGTSSEQRGGAGEGGPEDGPGGGGGGGPVDLRTESRVGSLSVGAAGVDTSLREQQLQHELMLLKQQQELQKQLLFAEFQKKHEVLTRQHEVQLQEHLKQQQELLAAKRQQELEQKRKLEQQRHEEQEKQRLEQQLLLLRNKEKGKESKFSFCCSHRCVCVCTDLLCLLVRVVEGAIASTEVKLKLQEFLLNKKEPGTGGLNHSFSPKCWGGQHTSLEQNSPPQSNTPGTPPSYKLPSLLGNYEGKDDFPLRKTVSEPNLKVRSRLKQKVAERRSSPLLRRKDGTVISTFKKRAIEISVSSLCNSAPGSGPSSPNSSNSAIANGNTGSVPNIQSELRSLHQTLGADGALSPLSLYTSPSLPNISLGLPANTHITTPQKLSTQQEAERQAIQSLRAGGALTGKFLSTSSLPAGVGHDVETPPPSSHSAHSSLLQHVLLLEQARQQTAMLAVPMYNQSPLVTAERGVSSGLRTVNKLPRHRPLARTQSAPLPQSPQALQQLVVQQQHQHFLEKHYKMLSKGSDLPRPPPTHPEETEEELTETNDMQEEDSGVHRLQKEASDDSSHHSDRVKSEEERGVVHVKGESTESELDEEEEDEDVITLGDGDDEERGSYSQALQQPGSFSSLTHRPLGRAQSSPATTVHPIKHLFTTGLVYDSLMLKHQCVCGNAHIHPEHAGRVQSIWSRLQETGLLGRCERIRGRKASLDEIQTVHSEFHTLLYGTSPLNRHKLDHKKLLGPISQKMYAVLPCGGIGVDSDTVWNEMHSSAAVRMAVGSVIELAFRVAAGELKNGFAVVRPPGHHAEESTAMGFCFFNSVAITAKLLQQKLGVGKILIVDWDIHHGNGTQQAFYSDPNVLYISLHRYDDGNFFPGSGAPEEVGSGPGVGFNVNIAWTGGVEPPMGDVEYLSAFRNVVMPIAQQFSPDVVLVSAGFDAVEGHQSPLGGYNVSAKCFGQLTQLLMSLAGGRVVMALEGGHDLTAICDASEACVAALLGDPCDSGFQWPQEKPCPKACSSLERVREIQGKHWSCLQTSGPSLLDDSLSAQGQSEKDEAETVSAMASLSVDVEQPRPDADSAETSRLTEEPMEEEPVL
- the hdac5 gene encoding histone deacetylase 5 isoform X4 yields the protein MQSPVGTSSEQRGGAGEGGPEDGPGGGGGGGPVDLRTESRVGSLSVGAAGVDTSLREQQLQHELMLLKQQQELQKQLLFAEFQKKHEVLTRQHEVQLQEHLKQQQELLAAKRQQELEQKRKLEQQRHEEQEKQRLEQQLLLLRNKEKGKESAIASTEVKLKLQEFLLNKKEPGTGGLNHSFSPKCWGGQHTSLEQNSPPQSNTPGTPPSYKLPSLLGNYEGKDDFPLRKTVSEPNLKVRSRLKQKVAERRSSPLLRRKDGTVISTFKKRAIEISVSSLCNSAPGSGPSSPNSSNSAIANGNTGSVPNIQSELRSLHQTLGADGALSPLSLYTSPSLPNISLGLPANTHITTPQKLSTQQEAERQAIQSLRAGGALTGKFLSTSSLPAGVGHDVETPPPSSHSAHSSLLQHVLLLEQARQQTAMLAVPMYNQSPLVTAERGVSSGLRTVNKLPRHRPLARTQSAPLPQSPQALQQLVVQQQHQHFLEKHYKMLSKGSDLPRPPPTHPEETEEELTETNDMQEEDSGVHRLQKEASDDSSHHSDRVKSEEERGVVHVKGESTESELDEEEEDEDVITLGDGDDEERGSYSQALQQPGSFSSLTHRPLGRAQSSPATTVHPIKHLFTTGLVYDSLMLKHQCVCGNAHIHPEHAGRVQSIWSRLQETGLLGRCERIRGRKASLDEIQTVHSEFHTLLYGTSPLNRHKLDHKKLLGPISQKMYAVLPCGGIGVDSDTVWNEMHSSAAVRMAVGSVIELAFRVAAGELKNGFAVVRPPGHHAEESTAMGFCFFNSVAITAKLLQQKLGVGKILIVDWDIHHGNGTQQAFYSDPNVLYISLHRYDDGNFFPGSGAPEEVGSGPGVGFNVNIAWTGGVEPPMGDVEYLSAFRNVVMPIAQQFSPDVVLVSAGFDAVEGHQSPLGGYNVSAKCFGQLTQLLMSLAGGRVVMALEGGHDLTAICDASEACVAALLGDPCDSGFQWPQEKPCPKACSSLERVREIQGKHWSCLQTSGPSLLDDSLSAQGQSEKDEAETVSAMASLSVDVEQPRPDADSAETSRLTEEPMEEEPVL
- the hdac5 gene encoding histone deacetylase 5 isoform X2, coding for MLLHPTVSGLCTMLQTIYETESCFSSTSTDSHQPLELLSSSRGSSSTMPTAVVEVKSSLPSGMQSPVGTSSEQRGGAGEGGPEDGPGGGGGGGPVDLRTESRVGSLSVGAAGVDTSLREQQLQHELMLLKQQQELQKQLLFAEFQKKHEVLTRQHEVQLQEHLKQQQELLAAKRQQELEQKRKLEQQRHEEQEKQRLEQQLLLLRNKEKGKESAIASTEVKLKLQEFLLNKKEPGTGGLNHSFSPKCWGGQHTSLEQNSPPQSNTPGTPPSYKLPSLLGNYEGKDDFPLRKTVSEPNLKVRSRLKQKVAERRSSPLLRRKDGTVISTFKKRAIEISVSSLCNSAPGSGPSSPNSSNSAIANGNTGSVPNIQSELRSLHQTLGADGALSPLSLYTSPSLPNISLGLPANTHITTPQKLSTQQEAERQAIQSLRAGGALTGKFLSTSSLPAGVGHDVETPPPSSHSAHSSLLQHVLLLEQARQQTAMLAVPMYNQSPLVTAERGVSSGLRTVNKLPRHRPLARTQSAPLPQSPQALQQLVVQQQHQHFLEKHYKMLSKGSDLPRPPPTHPEETEEELTETNDMQEEDSGVHRLQKEASDDSSHHSDRVKSEEERGVVHVKGESTESELDEEEEDEDVITLGDGDDEERGSYSQALQQPGSFSSLTHRPLGRAQSSPATTVHPIKHLFTTGLVYDSLMLKHQCVCGNAHIHPEHAGRVQSIWSRLQETGLLGRCERIRGRKASLDEIQTVHSEFHTLLYGTSPLNRHKLDHKKLLGPISQKMYAVLPCGGIGVDSDTVWNEMHSSAAVRMAVGSVIELAFRVAAGELKNGFAVVRPPGHHAEESTAMGFCFFNSVAITAKLLQQKLGVGKILIVDWDIHHGNGTQQAFYSDPNVLYISLHRYDDGNFFPGSGAPEEVGSGPGVGFNVNIAWTGGVEPPMGDVEYLSAFRNVVMPIAQQFSPDVVLVSAGFDAVEGHQSPLGGYNVSAKCFGQLTQLLMSLAGGRVVMALEGGHDLTAICDASEACVAALLGDPCDSGFQWPQEKPCPKACSSLERVREIQGKHWSCLQTSGPSLLDDSLSAQGQSEKDEAETVSAMASLSVDVEQPRPDADSAETSRLTEEPMEEEPVL